The Streptomyces armeniacus genomic interval ACCACCCGCTCCGCGACCCGGCGGAACTCCGCGTCCACGGTGGGGTGCGACGAGTAGCCGAGCCGCGCCACGTCCGTGCCCCCGTCGTGGTTCCGGACCGTGCCCACGAACAGGGCCGTGCCGCCCGCGGCGTCGTCGCCGACCGCCTTGAAGACCTCGTCCAGCGAAAGCGGAGTGTCTCGGATCGCCAGCAGCCGGATCGGGTCCGGTGCGGCCTGCTCGCCAGGGTGCTCGTACGTCTGTGCCATGCCGGTCATGCTGCCGCACCCGCCCGCGTACGGGAACATCCCCAGGTCGTACGGTGCGCCGCGGCCCCCGGCGGGCTCCCCGGATCCGCCGGATACGCGGCTCAGTCCGCTACAGGCCGTTACAGGCCGCGCCGCTTCCGCGCCCTCCGGACCAGCGCCGCGGTGCCCAGCAGGGCCACGGTAGCGCCCGCCGCGCCCGCCGCGGTGGCGTCCTTGCGGCCCAGGCGGCGTCCGGCGACCGTATGGCGGCCGGACACCTCGTCGAGCAGCTCGGCGAGGACTTCCTCGTTCGTCCACTCCGGGCGCCAGCCCGCCTCGTACAGCCGCCGGCCGCTGACCACCCAGGGGTGCATCGTGTAGGCGAGGTCGCCGGCCGGTGACGGCGTGAGGCCCAGCCGGTGCAGCCGGGACGCGGCGCCGAGCG includes:
- a CDS encoding molybdenum cofactor biosynthesis protein MoaE — protein: MAQTYEHPGEQAAPDPIRLLAIRDTPLSLDEVFKAVGDDAAGGTALFVGTVRNHDGGTDVARLGYSSHPTVDAEFRRVAERVVADFPVRALAAVHRVGDLEVGDLAVIVAVSCPHRAEAFDACRRLIDDLKHELPIWKHQSFTDGTEEWVGA